The genomic stretch TCTAGCCAACGGTTCATTCCAACTTTTAATCGTTAAAGAACCGTTATAAATTTTCAGCTCCACTTTTTTGAACAGCTCATCTGTCTGAAAAATATGATCCACTGTATAATGATCACCAAAGTTCAAATCCAAATCAGCATTCTTAATTTTAGTGAATGCTTGCTGCATATATTGCAGCACCTTCGGCCCGACTGGCTTTCGCTTAGCAGTCTTGGCTGTACGCTGCGACTCAGATTCTTTTCCAGCTGAGATCAGCTCCTGCACGACCGGCTCTTGCTTCTGTTCTTTCTTTTCTTCCTGAACAGCACCAAAGGCGCGTTCATCCAGTGCGGCAAGCTGCAATTCTGCTTCCTCTGCAGTCAGATTTCCTTCTTCCAGCTGCTTCAGGATACGCTTTCTCTCTGTTCTCATACACAGCCTCCTTTTCACATATACGAATTATATGCTTTTGAAGTTCCAAGTATAGAAAGTCTCTTCTTTAAAATGCTCCATCGCGATTGCTTCCATGTTTTCTTCAGTTAGTTGTTCACCAGTAACGTTTCCAAGCACACCTTGTGCCTGTGATGCATGGCAAAGAATCGCCTTTACTTTTGTTTTGACGAACGGGCGAATATCTTGCACGACGTCAGGTTTCCCCAGAATCTCTTGGTAGCCGCGCATGAATGCTTGCGCCCAAACAGTCGGACGAATGCTTTCATCCATCTTCGAAACTGCATCAATAGCTGCTGCGCCAAGCGCATTATGGTCAGGATGTACAGCATATTCTGGGTAATGTGTAATGACTAGTGACGGTTGAATGTCATCCAGATAGCTCTTTAGATTTTCACTTACTTTTGAAAGGTCTTCAAATTCTAGTACCTTATCGCGGTAACCGAGCATTTTTAATTCCACATCCATTACCTTGCAAGCATCCTGCAATTCCTTTTTACGGATTTCCGGCAGTGATTCGCGCGTTGCAAATGTCGGGTTCCCCATATTGCGGCCCATTTCGCCTAGTGTACCGCACAAGTATGTAACCGGCACACCTTCTTCTCTGAACTTGGCAATCGTACCAGCTGCTCCGAAAGCTTCGTCGTCCGGATGCGGAAAGATGACTACTACGTGTTTTTCCATGATTATTGCTCCTCCTTAGAACGCTGTCTCGCTTATTTCCAATGCAACCATCAAACGGCCTTCTCGATCATGACCAGCCATCAGCAGACGATTCTTATCATCCAATTCCCAGGCATTGAGTCCTTCTGCATATACCCAGCCGTTTTCTGTTTTCAGACCAACACGGTAGGCAGTGCCTGCACCTTTAATCTTGCCGTGCTCATACGTCACTTGTGCATTGCGGATAAATGCACCCACATTGTACGCTTTTTCATTTACATGATTAGCATATGCACCATTTGTCGTTTCAAGATGTATAAACACTTTTTTACCAGCAAATTCATCTATATGTTGTTGCACTTCATTTATATCAATTGGCTTCAACTTAAGTCGCTCCTTCCAAGCTATATCTAAACAAATATTTTACTACAAATTCAAATAGAATGCTCCTAATGTTGATTATAGGAGAAAATTATACCCAAGAGAGCTGACTTGTCCCTCATCGCGCTGCAGATTAGGAACCTCATACATTTCTCGTCACAGCTTAAAGTATTAACTAAAATAGAGGTCTTCAAATTTCTCCTTGTCTATTTGTTTTGTTAAATCCAAAAAATACGTGCTTTGCCACTGTTGTGTTTTCGTTGCATTTTTATTTAAATCCGCTTCCCAATCGGGATACACTCTTATCGCCACCTTTCCTTTATTATGATCATCTCGTAAAACACCCTTTTTATGTAGAATTGCTTTTGGGAAGATAAATTGACCTTTAAGATGACCATCTATAATAGTAATGACGATTTTTTTCGGACTTTCCTCATATGTAAACGCCTGATTCTGGTTATGAGCGTTCTTCTCCCAGAAAACCACAAAGTACCCTTTCTTATTTGGTGTTAACTTAGCCCGCCGACTTCGAAATATAGAGTGTCTGACAAAGAAGGTTGCCCCTTCATATTCCTCGTTCTGCGTTTCATAATACACGTTATGTAACTGCTCTTCGCCAAAGTTAGCTAGTAATTCATCTATCATTTTTAAAGATTGAAACACCAAATCTCCTCCCCGCGCCTTGCAGTTTCGTTATAAAATAAGAAGCTGGGACGTAATTAAAAAGCGAGAGCTCAAAAACGAACAAACATATCTAGCCGCCGCTCCGGCAGAACACTCCGCTTTCCACGGGCACGGCCTCAGCCTCCTCGTGGAAAAGCACCACTGCGGGGTCTTCAGCTCGCGCTATTCCCGTAGGAGTCTACGTTTTCTGCCTACGCTAGTTTAGATAAACGTCAAAAAAAAACGAACTTAAGTGAATCTTAGTTGGGACTAACCCCCGTTTCTGAGACAGGGATCAAAAAACCTTCAAATAGCCGATTGCCGGTATTGTATCGATGATTGGTTGTTTTTTTGTCTCAGTCTATGGGGTCAGTCCCGTTTAAAGATTCACGTCAAAGTTTGGGTTTTTCTTTAGCTTAAATAATTATGTCCCAGCCTCGTTATAAAATAAGACCCACCAGTGAAGGTGGGTCTTACCGTACAAATTACTTTTCTGCTACTTGTGCTGCATACTCTATTTCGCTGTTCGTGCGATTTCGGTCGCGCTCGAGTATTGGCTTCAAGTATTTGCCGGTGTAAGAAGCAGGCACTTCGGCTACTACTTCCGGGGTGCCAGTAGCTACGATTTCTCCGCCGCGGTCGCCGCCTTCTGGCCCGAGGTCAATGAGATAATCTGCTGTTTTGATAACGTCCAGATTATGTTCAATAACGAGAACGGTATCACCATTTTCCACAATCCGTTCTAGCACTTTTAGCAACCGGGCAATGTCGTCTACGTGCAAGCCCGTTGTCGGTTCATCTAAAATATAGAATGTTTTTCCATTACTGCGCTTATGCAGTTCACTTGCAAGTTTCACACGCTGTGCTTCTCCGCCGGACAGCGTTGTTGCAGGCTGTCCGAGTTTTACATAGCCAAGCCCAACATCTGCAATTGTTTGCAGTTTGCGCTTGATTTTTGGAATGTTCTCGAAGAAATCCACAGCTTCTTCGATCGTCATATCTAATACATCTGCAATGCTCTTGCCTTTATACTTCACTTCAAGTGTCTCGCGGTTGTACCGCTTTCCATGACATACTTCACAAGGTACATACACATCAGGCAGGAAGTGCATTTCAATCTTAATAATGCCATCGCCGCGGCATGCTTCACAACGTCCGCCCTTAACGTTGAAACTGAAACGGCCTTTCTTGTAGCCGCGTACTTTCGCTGCGTTCGTGCTTGCATATACATCTCGGATATCATCAAATGCTCCCGTATATGTCGCCGGGTTAGACCGTGGTGTCCGGCCAATTGGAGACTGGTCAATGTCGATAACCTTATCCAAATGCTCCAAGCCTTTGACTTGTTTATGCTTACCTGGCTTCTGCTTGCTTCTGTTGAGCTTCTGCGCCAGTGTTTTGTGCAGAATTTCATTTACGAACGTACTTTTACCAGAGCCAGATACACCTGTCACGGCATTGAACAAACCGAGCGGAATTTTAGCAGATGCTTTTTTTAAGTTATTTTCTTCGGCACCAATAACTTCGATTACACGATCCATATCTGGTTTGCGGCGCTCAAATGGAAGAGGCACAAATTTCTTCCCTGACAAGTACTGTCCTGTGAGTGAGCGCTTATCTTTCATCACTTTAGCAGGTGTGCCTTGGCTGGATATCTGTCCGCCATGTTCGCCGGCTCCTGGCCCTACATCTATCAGCCAATCGGCTTCCATCATCGTATCTTCATCATGCTCAACGACAATAAGAGTGTTACCTAAATCACGCATCCGTTTCATCGTTTCTATCAAACGGTCGTTATCGCGCTGATGCAATCCAATTGAGGGTTCATCTAGTACATACAGGACGCCAGTTAACGCTGAACCTATTTGTGTGGCAAGCCGGATACGCTGCGCCTCACCTCCGGATAAGGTTCCGGCAGCACGAGATAACGTCAGATAATCCAAACCAACATTGTTTAAGAAAGTAAGTCTGTCTACAATTTCCTTCGTAATCATGAAAGCAATTTGACGTTCTTTTTCATTCAGTTCAAGTTCTTCCATGAACTGTTTTACTTCCAATACAGACTGCTCGGTAATGTTGCTAATATGATTGCCATTGATAAGCACAGCAAGCGACTCTTCCCGGAGACGATGTCCTTTACATTTTGGACATGGGCGTGTGTTCATGTATTTTTCCATTTGTTCACGAATGAAATCAGACGTCGTGTCACGGTAACGACGCGCGATATTTGTTAGTACGCCTTCAAACTCAATGTTGCTTTCACGCACTCTGCCAAAATCATTTTCATAGCGGAAATAGATTTTCTCTTTTTTCTTTCCATTCAGCAAGATATCCAGCTGTGACTCCGGCAACTCGCCTACCGGCACATCCATATCAATACCAAAATGACTGCTGGCAGCTTCCAGCAGCTTCGGATAATATTGTGAACTAGTCGGTTCCCACGCTGCAATTGCTCCTTCGCGCAGGGTCAGCTCTTTATCTGGAATTACTAAGTCAGGATCAACTTCCAGTTTCGTGCCCAAACCATCACAAGATGTACAGGCACCAAATGGGCTGTTGAAGGAAAACATCCGCGGTTCCAATTCACCGATAGAAAAACCGCAAATTGGACAAGCATGATGCTCACTGAATAGCAATTCTTCTACATCCATTACATCTACAATTACGCGGCCGTCTCCTAGCGTAAGCGCTGTTTCCAAGCTATCAGTCAAACGGCCCGTGATGCCTTCTTTGATTACAATCCGATCGACAACTACTTCAATGGAGTGCTTTTTCGTCTTCTCCAGCTTGATATCATCTGAAATCTCCATCATTTCGCCATCTACACGAAGGCGGATATACCCTTCTGCACGCAGCTTTTCCAGCACTTTCACATGCTCGCCTTTTTTACCGGAAACAACAGGCGCTAATACTTGCAGCCGTGATCGTTCTGGAAATTCAAGAATTCGGTCAGCCATCTGCTCAACAGATTGGGAACTGATCTCGATTCCATGCCGCGGGCAAGTTGGGCGCCCGACTCTTGCAAACAACAGACGCATATAGTCATAAATTTCGGTTACCGTTCCGACAGTGGAACGCGGATTTTTGCTTGTTGTTTTCTGATCAATACTAATTGCTGGGGACAGTCCTTCAATGGAATCCACATCCGGCTTGTCCATCTGGCCGAGGAACTGGCGGGCATACGCAGATAGTGATTCCACATAGCGCCGCTGTCCTTCCGCATAAATTGTATCAAAAGCGAGCGATGACTTTCCCGAACCAGACAAGCCTGTCAGTACGACCAAGCTGTCTTTCGGAATATCTACATCAATATTTTTTAAGTTGTTAGCGCGTGCGCCTCGGACTGATATATGTTTCTTCGCCACTTGCTTCACCCTTCCGCTTTAAGTTCCAATACAAGATCACGAAGCTCGGCGGCACGTTCGAAGTTGAGATCGCGCGCAGCCTGTTTCATCTCTTGCTCCATATCGGCAATAACTTTCTCTTTTTCTTTTTTCGTCAGCTTCGTCAAATCCGGCGTATCCTTATTCGGTGCGCCGCTCTCTTCAGACGTAATAGTTGCTTTAATTACATCCCGCACTTCTTTTCGGATTGTCTGCGGCGTGATGCCGTGTTCTTTGTTATATGCTATTTGAATTTCACGACGGCGGGTTGTCTCGTCAATTGCTTTCTGCATGCTGTCTGTAATTCGATTTGCATACATAATGACATGACCGTTTTCGTTACGCGCTGCACGACCCATAATCTGAATGAGAGAACGTTCAGAACGTAAGAACCCTTCTTTATCTGCATCCAGAATAGATACTAAGGACACCTCTGGTATATCCAGTCCTTCTCGAAGCAAGTTAATTCCAACAAGCACGTCATACTTGCCGACTCGTAAGTCACGAATAACTTCGATACGTTCCAATGTTTTAATTTCTGAATGAAGATAAGCAACTTTAATCCCAATATCCTTCAGATAGTCAGTTAAGTCCTCTGACATTTTCTTCGTAAGTGTTGTAATTAAGACACGTTCATTCTTTTCTGTACGTTTATAAATTTCACTAATAAGATCATCAATCTGACCTTCAATTGGCCGAATATCTATTTCTGGATCAAGCAATCCTGTCGGACGGATAATCTGCTCGACCATCTCAGGTGTATGCTCGATTTCATATGGTCCCGGTGTTGCCGATACGTACACAAGCTGTTCGGTCTTCTTCTCAAATTCCGGGAATGTCAGCGGACGGTTATCCATTGCTGACGGCAGACGGAAGCCATGGTCCACAAGCACTTTCTTTCTGGCTTGGTCACCATTAAACATTCCCCTGATTTGCGGCAGCGTAACATGAGACTCATCAACTACTACAACGAAATCGTCTGGGAAGAAGTCCAGTAATGTGTACGGCGTTGCTCCCGCTTCACGGAAAGTAAGATGACGGGAATAGTTCTCGATACCAGAACAAAAGCCCATCTCGCGCATCATTTCCAAGTCATAGTTTGTACGCTGTTCTAAGCGCTGTGCTTCGAGCAATTTGCCTTGCTCATTGAATACAGCAAGCTGTTCTTTGAGTTCTTCCTCGATATTGCTAATCGCTTTTTTCAAGTTCTCCTCACGCGTTACGAAGTGGGAAGCCGGGAAGATGGCAACATGTTCGCGGTCGCCGATTATCTCGCCTGTCAGCGCATCTACTTCCCGAATGCGATCGATTTCATCACCAAAGAACTCAAAACGAATGCAATGTTCTTCTTTCGAAGCGGGAATAACCTCGACAGAATCTCCACGTACGCGGAATGTACCACGCTGGAAGTCAATGTCGTTTCTTGCATACTGGATATCAACAAGGTTGCGGAGCAGTTCATCCCGGTCTTTCTCCATCCCGACACGAACAGAAAGAACTTGGCTCTTATATTCCTCCGGGGAACCTAAACCATAGATGCAGGA from Terribacillus sp. DMT04 encodes the following:
- the uvrB gene encoding excinuclease ABC subunit UvrB; the encoded protein is MKENETFELVSKYSPQGDQPRAIDHLVDGIHQQKRHQTLLGATGTGKTFTISNMVKEINRPTLVIAHNKTLAGQLYSEFKEFFPNNAVEYFVSYYDYYQPEAYVPQTDTFIEKDASINDEIDKLRHSATSSLFERNDVLIVASVSCIYGLGSPEEYKSQVLSVRVGMEKDRDELLRNLVDIQYARNDIDFQRGTFRVRGDSVEVIPASKEEHCIRFEFFGDEIDRIREVDALTGEIIGDREHVAIFPASHFVTREENLKKAISNIEEELKEQLAVFNEQGKLLEAQRLEQRTNYDLEMMREMGFCSGIENYSRHLTFREAGATPYTLLDFFPDDFVVVVDESHVTLPQIRGMFNGDQARKKVLVDHGFRLPSAMDNRPLTFPEFEKKTEQLVYVSATPGPYEIEHTPEMVEQIIRPTGLLDPEIDIRPIEGQIDDLISEIYKRTEKNERVLITTLTKKMSEDLTDYLKDIGIKVAYLHSEIKTLERIEVIRDLRVGKYDVLVGINLLREGLDIPEVSLVSILDADKEGFLRSERSLIQIMGRAARNENGHVIMYANRITDSMQKAIDETTRRREIQIAYNKEHGITPQTIRKEVRDVIKATITSEESGAPNKDTPDLTKLTKKEKEKVIADMEQEMKQAARDLNFERAAELRDLVLELKAEG
- a CDS encoding YojF family protein → MKPIDINEVQQHIDEFAGKKVFIHLETTNGAYANHVNEKAYNVGAFIRNAQVTYEHGKIKGAGTAYRVGLKTENGWVYAEGLNAWELDDKNRLLMAGHDREGRLMVALEISETAF
- the bshB2 gene encoding bacillithiol biosynthesis deacetylase BshB2, yielding MEKHVVVIFPHPDDEAFGAAGTIAKFREEGVPVTYLCGTLGEMGRNMGNPTFATRESLPEIRKKELQDACKVMDVELKMLGYRDKVLEFEDLSKVSENLKSYLDDIQPSLVITHYPEYAVHPDHNALGAAAIDAVSKMDESIRPTVWAQAFMRGYQEILGKPDVVQDIRPFVKTKVKAILCHASQAQGVLGNVTGEQLTEENMEAIAMEHFKEETFYTWNFKSI
- the uvrA gene encoding excinuclease ABC subunit UvrA, encoding MAKKHISVRGARANNLKNIDVDIPKDSLVVLTGLSGSGKSSLAFDTIYAEGQRRYVESLSAYARQFLGQMDKPDVDSIEGLSPAISIDQKTTSKNPRSTVGTVTEIYDYMRLLFARVGRPTCPRHGIEISSQSVEQMADRILEFPERSRLQVLAPVVSGKKGEHVKVLEKLRAEGYIRLRVDGEMMEISDDIKLEKTKKHSIEVVVDRIVIKEGITGRLTDSLETALTLGDGRVIVDVMDVEELLFSEHHACPICGFSIGELEPRMFSFNSPFGACTSCDGLGTKLEVDPDLVIPDKELTLREGAIAAWEPTSSQYYPKLLEAASSHFGIDMDVPVGELPESQLDILLNGKKKEKIYFRYENDFGRVRESNIEFEGVLTNIARRYRDTTSDFIREQMEKYMNTRPCPKCKGHRLREESLAVLINGNHISNITEQSVLEVKQFMEELELNEKERQIAFMITKEIVDRLTFLNNVGLDYLTLSRAAGTLSGGEAQRIRLATQIGSALTGVLYVLDEPSIGLHQRDNDRLIETMKRMRDLGNTLIVVEHDEDTMMEADWLIDVGPGAGEHGGQISSQGTPAKVMKDKRSLTGQYLSGKKFVPLPFERRKPDMDRVIEVIGAEENNLKKASAKIPLGLFNAVTGVSGSGKSTFVNEILHKTLAQKLNRSKQKPGKHKQVKGLEHLDKVIDIDQSPIGRTPRSNPATYTGAFDDIRDVYASTNAAKVRGYKKGRFSFNVKGGRCEACRGDGIIKIEMHFLPDVYVPCEVCHGKRYNRETLEVKYKGKSIADVLDMTIEEAVDFFENIPKIKRKLQTIADVGLGYVKLGQPATTLSGGEAQRVKLASELHKRSNGKTFYILDEPTTGLHVDDIARLLKVLERIVENGDTVLVIEHNLDVIKTADYLIDLGPEGGDRGGEIVATGTPEVVAEVPASYTGKYLKPILERDRNRTNSEIEYAAQVAEK
- a CDS encoding MepB family protein, with the translated sequence MFQSLKMIDELLANFGEEQLHNVYYETQNEEYEGATFFVRHSIFRSRRAKLTPNKKGYFVVFWEKNAHNQNQAFTYEESPKKIVITIIDGHLKGQFIFPKAILHKKGVLRDDHNKGKVAIRVYPDWEADLNKNATKTQQWQSTYFLDLTKQIDKEKFEDLYFS